In a single window of the Planctomycetota bacterium genome:
- the nadB gene encoding L-aspartate oxidase, with protein MSGSFQGPRYLVPFGPKRVPHCFTDVLVLGGGVAGLRAALSVDPRLQVTVITKTDLRVSSSQWAQGGIAGVVDPEDRFDNHVADTLSAGCGLCHPDVVTEVVHEAPARIAELIAWGTNFDARDGSLELGREGGHSHHRIVHALGDATGREVMRAVIERARGCENVEFWPETFTIDLLTDDGACRGALVWNKGHGKTLVWARRTILATGGAGQLYRESTNPEGTSGDGMALAWRAGAKLRDMEFMQFHPTVLYIAGAARSLITEAIRGAGAHLVDKDGRRFMPEFDDRAELAPRDVVSRAITEVMHRTHHANVYLDLSHLDADTVRTRFPGMARICAEFGLDLARDRIPVRPGAHYMIGGVAIDREGRTSLPGLLAAGEVTSSGLHGANRLASNSLLEGLVYGARCGAVASAEALSMGDQFRVPELAHPRGRVTGEGLDLADIRNSLRSLMWRSVGVERSGAALAEAAETVEAWCRYVLPRQFSDPQGWQLQNMLEVARLMVRAAMARQETRGVHCRSDHPRPLDRWRRHIAWQRDRDEEIPETLPGAAVPA; from the coding sequence ATGAGCGGTTCCTTCCAGGGTCCGCGCTATCTGGTGCCGTTCGGTCCCAAACGGGTACCCCACTGCTTCACCGACGTGCTCGTCCTCGGCGGCGGTGTCGCCGGACTCCGGGCGGCACTGTCCGTCGATCCGCGGCTCCAGGTGACGGTGATCACCAAGACCGACCTGCGGGTGTCGAGCAGCCAGTGGGCCCAGGGGGGGATCGCCGGAGTCGTCGATCCGGAGGATCGGTTCGACAACCACGTCGCCGACACGCTCTCCGCCGGCTGCGGACTGTGCCATCCAGACGTCGTCACCGAGGTCGTCCACGAGGCTCCGGCGCGGATCGCCGAACTGATCGCCTGGGGCACCAATTTCGACGCCCGTGACGGGAGTCTCGAACTGGGGCGCGAGGGGGGCCACAGCCACCACCGCATCGTCCACGCCCTCGGCGACGCCACGGGGCGCGAGGTGATGCGGGCGGTGATCGAGCGGGCCCGCGGCTGCGAGAACGTCGAGTTCTGGCCGGAGACGTTCACCATCGACCTGCTCACCGACGACGGCGCCTGCCGCGGGGCCCTCGTCTGGAACAAGGGTCACGGCAAGACGCTCGTCTGGGCGCGGCGCACGATCCTCGCCACCGGCGGTGCCGGGCAACTGTATCGCGAATCGACCAATCCCGAGGGAACCAGCGGCGACGGCATGGCGCTGGCGTGGCGGGCCGGGGCAAAACTGCGCGACATGGAGTTCATGCAGTTCCATCCGACGGTGCTGTACATCGCCGGGGCGGCGCGGAGCCTGATCACCGAGGCGATCCGGGGGGCTGGTGCGCACCTGGTCGACAAGGACGGCAGGCGGTTCATGCCGGAGTTCGACGACCGGGCCGAGCTCGCCCCCCGCGACGTCGTCTCGCGGGCGATCACCGAGGTGATGCACCGCACCCACCATGCCAACGTCTACCTCGACCTGTCCCATCTCGATGCCGATACGGTCCGCACTCGGTTTCCCGGGATGGCGCGGATCTGTGCCGAGTTCGGGCTCGATCTTGCCCGTGACCGGATTCCGGTCCGCCCCGGGGCCCACTACATGATCGGCGGGGTGGCCATCGATCGCGAAGGGCGGACGAGTCTTCCCGGGCTGCTGGCCGCCGGTGAGGTCACATCGAGCGGTCTGCACGGCGCCAATCGCCTGGCGAGCAACAGTCTCCTCGAGGGGCTCGTGTACGGTGCCCGCTGCGGGGCCGTCGCCTCCGCCGAGGCGCTGTCGATGGGGGACCAGTTCCGCGTGCCCGAGTTGGCCCATCCGCGCGGCCGGGTGACGGGCGAGGGGCTCGACCTCGCCGACATTCGCAACTCGCTGCGCAGCCTGATGTGGCGCTCCGTCGGCGTCGAGCGGAGCGGTGCCGCGCTGGCCGAGGCCGCCGAGACGGTCGAGGCGTGGTGCCGCTACGTCCTCCCGCGCCAGTTCTCCGACCCCCAGGGATGGCAGCTGCAAAACATGCTCGAGGTCGCGCGGTTGATGGTCCGGGCCGCGATGGCCCGGCAGGAAACCCGCGGGGTCCACTGCCGCAGTGACCATCCCCGCCCCCTCGACCGGTGGCGGCGGCACATCGCCTGGCAGCGCGACCGTGACGAGGAGATCCCCGAGACGCTGCCGGGTGCGGCCGTTCCCGCCTGA
- a CDS encoding ATP-binding cassette domain-containing protein — MIEADGLTKYYGPFIAIENVSFRIPRGEVVAFLGPNGAGKSTTMKILTGYLAPTAGTARIAGHDMATDRLAGAMRLGYLPENGPLYPDMTPRTLLEFFADARGMRGARRKERIEAVVRQCELGSVIGKAIGKLSKGYRQRVGMAQVLLHEPDVLILDEPTSGLDPNQIREVRETIRRLGKDKTILLSTHILQEVEALADRVILVAEGRLRFDGTPAELRRNGGSLDERFHELTRAASA; from the coding sequence ATGATCGAGGCCGACGGGCTGACGAAGTACTACGGCCCGTTCATCGCCATCGAGAACGTCTCCTTCCGGATTCCCCGCGGGGAGGTCGTCGCCTTCCTCGGCCCGAACGGGGCCGGAAAGAGCACGACGATGAAGATCCTCACCGGCTACCTGGCGCCGACCGCCGGCACGGCACGGATCGCCGGCCACGACATGGCGACCGATCGGCTCGCCGGTGCGATGCGGCTGGGGTACCTGCCGGAAAACGGTCCTCTGTACCCCGACATGACCCCGCGCACGCTCCTCGAGTTCTTCGCTGACGCCCGCGGCATGCGCGGGGCGCGCCGCAAGGAGCGGATCGAGGCGGTCGTCCGCCAGTGCGAACTGGGCAGCGTGATCGGCAAGGCGATCGGCAAGCTCTCCAAAGGCTACCGCCAGCGGGTCGGGATGGCGCAGGTCCTGCTCCACGAGCCCGACGTGCTGATCCTCGACGAGCCGACCAGCGGACTCGATCCGAACCAGATCCGCGAGGTCCGCGAGACGATCCGCCGCCTCGGCAAGGACAAGACGATCCTCCTCTCGACCCACATTCTCCAGGAGGTCGAGGCCCTCGCCGACCGCGTGATCCTCGTGGCGGAGGGACGGCTGCGGTTCGACGGCACTCCCGCCGAGTTGCGGCGAAACGGCGGGAGCCTCGACGAACGGTTCCACGAGTTGACCAGGGCCGCCTCGGCCTGA
- a CDS encoding ABC transporter permease has product MPTDMKWHVLDAVFKRNFVSYFSNPTGYVFICVFVLLGSLAAFWPPEFFNSNLANLDQLNRYLPYILLVFIPAITMSVWADERRQGTDELLLTIPASDWEVVFGKYLATVGIYTVALMFSCICNLIILLRWGTPDGGLFFTNYLGYWFMGLAMLAVGMVASFLTPNLTVAFILGLLLNAPLAVADQAGAVMGPRWAERVRSWGLAEQFSDFGRGVVSLSSIAYFLGVVAVCLYLAMVLIGRRHWTGRRDGPRMGVHYLARTAGLAMLAAGAVLVARATDVRQDLSEERISSLAPDTRRLLADLKPQRPIEIRAYVSPTVPEDYTQTRLNLLNTLRQFQRLGRGKVKVEVVPTEPKTDAAALARQQFGIEPVSVLSRVRGAYREEEVFLGCAVTSGLEKVVVPFFDKGTPVEYELIRSIATAAQEKRRRLGVVTTDADLFGGFDMMTGQQRPRQPLVDELEKQYDVVQVDPSAPITETYDALLAVQPSSLGPEQLGNFVDAVRRGQPVAIFEDPLPVLMTAVPGTAQPRRGPGGPMAMFQQQGQPKGDIELLWQTLGLRLGAGAARPAMGQMGSAPFVIFQDYNPHPKLELPSEFVFVDASMDAKDTGFNQDDPVTSGLQEVLFPFPGSLSKDDAAAVDWVPLARTTPRSGTIEVERILANRDMRMLRNFEKPGDQSMVLAVAVERQPPAAADGQAAAPAKPIRAVVVSDIDLLDGRIFGLRNRPDEVFGLDFDNVTFVLNILDSLAADDRFLQIRKRKPRHRTLERIEDAVADAREQADAERQKFIDQFDQAEKEANESLQKEVGDFERKLKDLEASGQADRQAAMQAMQQLASRQRLAQRRLDTRIEQLKRTRDADVERVERDLGKKIREEQDRQKWLAVLLPPIPPLVVAFFVYFRRRAQEREGVSRNRLR; this is encoded by the coding sequence ATGCCGACAGACATGAAATGGCACGTACTGGACGCGGTGTTCAAGCGAAACTTCGTCTCCTACTTCTCCAATCCGACCGGCTACGTCTTCATCTGCGTGTTCGTGCTGCTCGGGTCGCTGGCCGCGTTCTGGCCGCCGGAGTTCTTCAACTCCAACCTCGCCAACCTCGACCAGCTCAACCGCTACCTGCCCTACATCCTCCTCGTGTTCATCCCAGCGATCACGATGAGCGTCTGGGCCGACGAGCGCCGCCAGGGCACCGACGAGCTGCTGCTCACCATCCCCGCCAGTGACTGGGAGGTGGTGTTCGGGAAGTATCTCGCCACCGTCGGGATCTACACCGTGGCGCTGATGTTCTCCTGCATCTGCAACCTGATCATTCTCCTCCGCTGGGGCACCCCCGACGGCGGCCTGTTCTTCACCAACTACCTCGGCTACTGGTTCATGGGCCTGGCGATGCTCGCGGTCGGCATGGTGGCCAGCTTCCTGACGCCGAACCTGACGGTCGCCTTCATCCTCGGGCTGCTCCTCAACGCGCCGCTGGCCGTCGCCGACCAGGCCGGGGCGGTGATGGGACCACGCTGGGCGGAGCGGGTCCGCAGCTGGGGGCTGGCGGAGCAGTTCTCTGACTTCGGGCGGGGTGTCGTCAGCCTGTCGTCGATCGCCTACTTCCTCGGCGTCGTCGCCGTCTGCCTCTATCTGGCGATGGTCCTCATCGGCCGTCGCCACTGGACCGGTCGGCGCGACGGCCCGCGGATGGGCGTTCACTACCTGGCGCGGACCGCGGGGCTGGCGATGCTCGCCGCCGGGGCGGTCCTCGTGGCCCGGGCCACGGACGTCCGTCAGGATCTGTCCGAGGAACGGATCAGTTCGCTGGCCCCCGACACACGCCGCCTGCTGGCCGACCTCAAGCCCCAGCGGCCGATCGAGATCCGCGCGTACGTCAGCCCGACGGTGCCCGAGGACTACACGCAGACCCGCCTCAATCTCCTCAACACGCTCCGTCAGTTCCAACGCCTCGGCCGGGGCAAGGTGAAGGTCGAGGTCGTGCCGACCGAACCCAAGACCGATGCCGCCGCGCTCGCCCGGCAGCAATTCGGGATCGAGCCGGTCTCGGTACTGTCGCGGGTCCGCGGTGCGTACCGCGAGGAGGAGGTGTTCCTCGGGTGTGCGGTGACCAGCGGCCTGGAGAAAGTCGTGGTCCCGTTCTTCGACAAGGGGACGCCGGTGGAGTACGAGCTGATCCGTTCGATCGCCACGGCGGCTCAGGAGAAACGGCGCCGCCTCGGGGTCGTCACCACCGACGCCGACCTGTTCGGCGGCTTCGACATGATGACCGGCCAGCAGCGTCCGCGGCAGCCGCTGGTGGACGAGTTGGAGAAGCAGTACGACGTCGTCCAGGTCGACCCCTCGGCCCCGATCACCGAAACCTACGACGCGCTCCTCGCGGTGCAGCCCTCGAGCCTCGGTCCGGAGCAGCTCGGCAACTTCGTCGATGCCGTCCGCCGGGGGCAGCCGGTGGCGATTTTCGAGGACCCGCTCCCGGTCCTGATGACGGCCGTCCCTGGCACCGCCCAGCCGCGGCGCGGCCCCGGCGGTCCGATGGCGATGTTCCAGCAGCAGGGCCAGCCGAAGGGGGACATCGAACTGCTCTGGCAGACGCTCGGCCTCCGCCTCGGGGCCGGGGCCGCACGGCCGGCGATGGGGCAGATGGGATCGGCGCCGTTCGTGATCTTCCAGGATTACAACCCGCACCCCAAGCTCGAACTGCCGTCGGAGTTCGTCTTCGTCGACGCGAGCATGGATGCCAAGGACACCGGTTTCAACCAGGACGACCCGGTCACCAGCGGCCTGCAGGAAGTGCTGTTCCCGTTCCCGGGCAGCCTGTCGAAGGACGACGCGGCGGCGGTCGACTGGGTGCCGCTGGCGCGGACGACGCCGCGGTCGGGAACGATCGAGGTCGAGCGGATCCTCGCCAACCGCGACATGCGGATGCTGCGCAACTTCGAGAAGCCGGGGGATCAGTCGATGGTCCTCGCGGTCGCCGTCGAGCGCCAGCCGCCCGCCGCCGCCGACGGCCAGGCCGCCGCGCCCGCCAAGCCGATCCGTGCGGTCGTCGTCTCCGACATCGACCTCCTCGACGGCCGGATCTTCGGCCTCCGCAACCGCCCCGACGAGGTGTTCGGGCTCGACTTCGACAACGTCACGTTCGTGCTTAACATCCTCGATTCCCTCGCCGCGGACGATCGCTTCCTGCAGATCCGCAAGCGGAAGCCCCGGCACCGCACCCTGGAGCGGATCGAAGACGCGGTCGCCGACGCCCGTGAGCAGGCCGACGCCGAACGGCAGAAGTTCATCGACCAGTTCGACCAAGCCGAGAAGGAGGCCAACGAGTCGCTCCAGAAGGAGGTCGGCGACTTCGAGCGCAAGCTCAAGGACCTCGAGGCCAGCGGTCAGGCCGACCGGCAGGCGGCCATGCAGGCGATGCAACAACTTGCCAGCCGGCAGCGTCTCGCCCAACGGCGTCTCGACACGCGGATCGAGCAGCTGAAACGCACCCGGGATGCCGACGTCGAACGGGTCGAGCGCGATCTCGGCAAGAAAATCCGCGAGGAGCAGGACCGGCAGAAGTGGCTCGCCGTCCTTCTCCCGCCGATCCCGCCGCTCGTCGTGGCGTTCTTTGTCTATTTCCGGCGCCGGGCCCAGGAACGCGAGGGTGTGTCGCGGAACCGGTTGCGGTGA
- a CDS encoding DUF4340 domain-containing protein, protein MAGRGERVNDGGPRSSGSGRGDGGVADGRSGRGWQAPDGTDRAAERGAGRPAPGALLKTGAFLACGAAALAAGLFAQPRFTASSVAPREERKLFPELSDAAKATSLEIVRYDEDLATLKQFKVAQTGGVWVLPAFQNYPADAKDQLAAAATELVDREYVDMVSDSPGDHAKFGVVEPDPDKIKPGDTGVGELIDIRDGNGARLARLIVGKEYARAGGAKPLRYVRRAGQDPVYLVELDMSKFTTSFGDWIEKDLLKLSPWDVRKVVLDDYKLEAVDQGGQIGVEQVRKDRIELAYEDREAKWNLVALESFAAGKPEPQQLGENEELASARLNELRNALGDLKIIDVVRKPAGLSAELKAEESFTGDREAIRSLQQRGFLPLRSGEILSTDGETIVGMRDGVEYVLRFGAATAVGAADAAEEAGAAEGQQQQDGRYLLVMARFNEALLEKPRLDPVPDGPIAPAAEPAAPVAPATEAAPAAPEAPPANDAPPAADAPPAADPAPPAADAATPPPAAPGEQGDQGEAGQSGATAAEQPAAPAGEAATAPAAPGAASAADALKAADEAEAKAQQQLEERRRIERENRRRQDEYDDKVRGAQKRVRELNARFADWYYVVPAKEYARIHLDRVGVIQPKSSAPAEPAPPGIPPR, encoded by the coding sequence ATGGCAGGCAGGGGTGAGCGAGTGAACGACGGCGGGCCACGCTCGTCGGGTTCCGGCCGGGGCGACGGCGGTGTGGCCGACGGCCGTTCGGGCCGCGGGTGGCAGGCACCGGACGGGACCGACAGGGCTGCCGAGCGCGGCGCCGGCCGGCCGGCGCCGGGGGCGCTGCTCAAGACCGGGGCATTCCTCGCCTGCGGCGCCGCCGCCCTGGCGGCCGGATTGTTCGCACAGCCTCGGTTCACCGCCAGCAGTGTCGCGCCGCGCGAGGAGCGGAAGCTGTTTCCTGAGCTCTCGGATGCCGCCAAGGCGACGAGCCTCGAGATCGTCCGCTACGACGAGGATTTGGCGACGCTCAAGCAGTTCAAGGTCGCCCAGACGGGCGGCGTGTGGGTGCTGCCCGCCTTCCAGAACTATCCGGCCGACGCCAAGGACCAGCTCGCCGCAGCGGCCACCGAACTGGTCGATCGTGAATACGTCGACATGGTCTCCGACAGCCCGGGCGACCATGCCAAGTTCGGCGTCGTCGAGCCCGATCCGGACAAGATCAAGCCGGGCGATACGGGCGTCGGCGAGCTGATCGATATCCGCGACGGCAACGGCGCCCGGCTGGCGCGGCTGATCGTCGGCAAGGAGTATGCGCGGGCCGGGGGAGCCAAACCGCTGCGCTACGTCCGTCGGGCGGGGCAGGATCCGGTGTACCTCGTCGAACTCGACATGTCGAAGTTCACGACATCGTTCGGCGATTGGATCGAGAAGGATCTGCTGAAGCTCTCGCCATGGGACGTCCGCAAGGTCGTGCTCGACGACTACAAGCTCGAGGCGGTCGACCAGGGAGGCCAGATCGGCGTCGAGCAGGTGCGCAAGGACCGGATCGAGCTGGCCTACGAGGACCGCGAGGCGAAGTGGAACCTCGTCGCCCTCGAGTCGTTCGCGGCGGGCAAACCCGAGCCGCAGCAGTTGGGGGAAAACGAGGAGCTCGCCAGCGCCCGCCTCAATGAATTGCGCAACGCCCTCGGCGACCTGAAGATCATCGACGTCGTCCGCAAGCCAGCGGGCCTGAGCGCCGAGCTCAAGGCCGAGGAATCGTTCACCGGCGACCGTGAGGCGATCCGATCGCTTCAGCAGCGCGGGTTCCTTCCCCTGCGCTCCGGTGAGATCCTCTCGACCGACGGCGAGACGATCGTGGGGATGCGCGACGGGGTCGAGTACGTGCTCCGGTTCGGGGCCGCGACCGCGGTCGGCGCTGCCGACGCCGCCGAGGAGGCTGGTGCCGCGGAAGGCCAACAGCAGCAGGACGGCCGGTATCTGCTCGTGATGGCCCGGTTCAACGAGGCGCTGCTGGAGAAGCCACGGCTCGATCCTGTTCCCGACGGTCCGATCGCGCCGGCGGCCGAGCCTGCAGCACCCGTCGCGCCGGCGACCGAGGCGGCACCCGCCGCGCCAGAAGCTCCGCCAGCGAACGATGCCCCTCCGGCAGCCGATGCACCGCCGGCGGCGGACCCCGCTCCACCGGCCGCGGATGCGGCCACGCCGCCGCCGGCGGCACCTGGCGAGCAAGGGGACCAGGGCGAGGCAGGGCAGAGCGGTGCGACCGCGGCGGAGCAGCCCGCCGCCCCTGCCGGCGAGGCGGCGACGGCTCCGGCCGCTCCCGGCGCCGCGAGTGCTGCCGACGCGCTCAAGGCCGCGGACGAAGCCGAGGCCAAGGCCCAGCAGCAACTCGAGGAGCGGCGCCGCATCGAGCGCGAAAATCGGCGCCGCCAGGACGAGTACGACGACAAGGTGAGGGGTGCGCAGAAGCGCGTGCGTGAGCTCAATGCCCGATTCGCCGATTGGTACTACGTCGTGCCGGCCAAGGAATACGCCCGCATCCACCTCGACCGCGTGGGGGTCATCCAGCCGAAGTCGAGCGCGCCGGCGGAGCCCGCTCCGCCCGGGATTCCGCCGCGGTGA
- a CDS encoding ketoacyl-ACP synthase III, with the protein MGRALGFRLLGTGSWVPPGVVTNADLTRLGCDPEWIESRSGILARRHAAADTATSDMAVAAGAEVLRATRVDPAAVDLLVVGTFTPDHSLPSTACLVQDRLGLTAPAMDVTAACAGFAYALVTAAQFIAAGNARLALVVGADTNTRFVDPEDVGTWPLFGDGAGAVILERVADGSGPTPGLLAHALGADGRGAELLVCPMGGSRQPVSVPGIARREQFMRMEGKAVFKWAIRLVEDSVRQVVAHAGLGLDDIDCFILHQANARIIDGARSALGVTADRFVVNLDRYGNTSSGSIPLALDEAFRAGRVGPGSVVVVCGFGGGLAWGSAVWRL; encoded by the coding sequence CTGGGCCGCGCCCTCGGCTTCCGTCTGCTCGGCACGGGCTCGTGGGTTCCTCCCGGCGTGGTGACCAACGCGGATCTGACGCGGCTCGGTTGCGATCCGGAGTGGATCGAGAGCCGGTCGGGGATCCTCGCCCGCCGCCACGCCGCCGCCGACACCGCGACCAGCGACATGGCGGTGGCGGCTGGCGCGGAGGTACTCCGCGCGACGAGAGTCGATCCGGCGGCGGTCGATCTGCTCGTCGTCGGGACGTTCACGCCGGACCACTCGCTTCCGTCGACGGCGTGCCTCGTTCAAGACCGTCTCGGCCTCACCGCCCCGGCGATGGACGTGACCGCGGCCTGCGCCGGGTTCGCCTACGCGTTGGTGACCGCCGCCCAGTTCATCGCCGCCGGCAATGCCCGTCTGGCGCTCGTCGTCGGTGCCGACACCAACACCCGATTCGTCGATCCGGAGGACGTCGGCACCTGGCCGCTGTTCGGCGACGGTGCCGGCGCCGTGATCCTCGAGCGCGTCGCCGACGGTTCCGGTCCGACCCCCGGCCTCCTCGCCCACGCCCTCGGCGCCGACGGCCGCGGTGCCGAGCTGCTCGTCTGCCCGATGGGGGGGTCGCGACAGCCGGTGTCCGTGCCGGGGATCGCCCGGCGTGAGCAATTCATGCGCATGGAGGGGAAAGCGGTCTTCAAGTGGGCGATCCGTCTGGTCGAGGACAGCGTCCGGCAGGTGGTCGCCCACGCCGGGCTCGGGCTCGACGACATCGACTGCTTCATCCTCCACCAGGCCAACGCGCGAATCATCGATGGCGCTCGCTCCGCGCTCGGCGTCACGGCCGACCGGTTCGTCGTCAACCTCGATCGCTATGGCAACACGTCGAGCGGATCGATCCCGCTGGCGCTCGACGAGGCGTTTCGCGCCGGCCGGGTCGGGCCGGGGAGCGTCGTGGTGGTGTGCGGCTTCGGTGGTGGCCTTGCCTGGGGCAGCGCCGTGTGGCGGCTGTGA
- the pepF gene encoding oligoendopeptidase F, whose amino-acid sequence MTVRSLPERCAVAAADTWDLGSLFPSDDAWEAALVAWEARLPQFTPFAGTLGSGPERLAECLAFDLAIDREGDRLGTYAHLRAAEDQTAGTGQRMMGRFRHVATRAGELASFIRPEIVALPAETLGEWLATAALAPYRLLLERLVRTRPHVLGEREERLLAMQGTFAGTAARVFRQLTDADMRFGTVTDGAGNEVELSNATFVTLLHDTERAVRRDSFHRYYAQYRAHAHTLAATLAGSVELDVYQARVRNHPSAVAAALFTDNIPLAVYDGLVAAVRAHLPTVHRANELRRRWLRLDDLHHYDCYVPLVPELERRHGWEEAVGLIVEALAPLGDAYCDRLRHGLLDGRWCDRYPNVGKQAGAFSSGTYDSAPYILMNYQPEAIEHVFTLAHEAGHSMHTRLAAEAQPYQYAGYTIFVAEVASTFNEQLLARLLLERCRTPRERAAILVREVDAIRATIVRQTMFAEFERTIHAAAEAGEPLTLERFRASYRALLEDYFGPRFTLDDDLELECLRIPHFYSAFYVYKYATGLAAAITLSERVAAGRPGALDAYLGFLRGGSSKWSLDLLRDAGVDLAGGEPVATALRRLATLVDELERLEPEVVG is encoded by the coding sequence ATGACGGTTCGAAGCCTGCCCGAGCGGTGCGCCGTCGCCGCCGCCGACACATGGGACCTCGGCAGCCTGTTCCCCTCCGACGACGCCTGGGAGGCGGCGCTGGTGGCGTGGGAAGCACGGCTGCCGCAGTTCACCCCGTTCGCCGGCACGCTCGGGTCCGGTCCCGAGCGCCTCGCCGAGTGTCTGGCGTTCGACCTGGCGATCGACCGCGAGGGGGATCGCCTCGGGACCTATGCCCACCTCCGCGCCGCCGAGGACCAGACCGCAGGCACTGGCCAGCGGATGATGGGGCGCTTTCGCCACGTCGCCACCCGGGCCGGGGAGCTGGCGAGCTTCATCCGCCCCGAGATCGTCGCGCTGCCCGCGGAGACGCTCGGCGAGTGGCTGGCGACCGCGGCACTGGCGCCGTACCGGCTCCTCCTCGAACGGCTCGTCCGGACACGGCCCCACGTGCTCGGCGAGCGCGAGGAGCGGTTGCTGGCGATGCAGGGCACCTTCGCCGGGACTGCCGCCCGCGTGTTCCGGCAGTTGACCGACGCCGACATGCGGTTCGGCACCGTGACCGACGGCGCCGGCAACGAGGTCGAGCTCTCCAACGCGACGTTCGTCACCCTCCTCCACGACACCGAGCGGGCGGTGCGCCGCGACTCGTTCCACCGGTACTACGCCCAGTACCGGGCCCATGCCCACACGCTCGCCGCCACCCTCGCGGGGTCGGTCGAGCTCGACGTCTACCAGGCGCGCGTCCGCAATCATCCGTCGGCCGTCGCGGCAGCGCTGTTCACCGACAACATCCCGCTGGCGGTCTACGACGGCCTCGTGGCGGCGGTCCGCGCGCACCTGCCGACGGTGCACCGGGCCAACGAGCTGCGCCGCCGGTGGCTCCGGCTCGACGACCTCCACCACTACGACTGCTACGTGCCGCTCGTCCCGGAACTCGAGCGCCGGCACGGCTGGGAGGAGGCGGTCGGGTTGATCGTCGAGGCCCTCGCGCCGCTCGGGGACGCGTATTGCGATCGGCTCCGTCACGGATTGCTCGACGGACGGTGGTGCGACCGCTACCCCAACGTCGGCAAGCAGGCCGGGGCGTTCAGCTCGGGCACCTACGACTCGGCGCCCTACATCCTCATGAACTACCAGCCCGAGGCGATCGAGCACGTGTTCACCCTCGCCCACGAGGCGGGGCACTCGATGCACACGCGGCTCGCGGCCGAGGCCCAGCCCTACCAGTACGCCGGCTACACGATCTTCGTCGCCGAGGTCGCCAGCACCTTCAACGAGCAGCTCCTCGCCCGCCTCCTCCTCGAGCGCTGCCGCACGCCCCGCGAACGGGCCGCGATCCTCGTCCGCGAGGTCGATGCGATCCGGGCCACGATCGTCCGGCAGACGATGTTCGCCGAGTTCGAGCGCACGATCCACGCGGCGGCGGAGGCGGGGGAACCGCTGACGCTGGAACGGTTCCGCGCGTCGTACCGCGCCCTGCTCGAGGACTACTTCGGCCCGCGCTTCACCCTCGACGACGATCTCGAGCTGGAGTGCCTGCGGATCCCCCACTTCTACTCGGCGTTCTACGTCTACAAGTACGCCACCGGGCTGGCTGCGGCGATCACGCTTTCCGAGCGGGTCGCGGCGGGCCGACCGGGGGCGCTCGACGCCTACCTTGGCTTCCTCCGCGGCGGGTCGTCGAAATGGTCGCTCGACCTGTTGCGCGACGCCGGTGTCGACCTTGCGGGCGGCGAGCCGGTGGCGACCGCCCTGCGCCGCCTCGCCACGCTCGTCGACGAACTGGAGCGGCTCGAGCCGGAGGTCGTCGGCTGA